One Micromonospora sp. WMMD812 genomic window carries:
- a CDS encoding PRC-barrel domain-containing protein: MPSSPFNPWAWRDPSALAGGYTPAAPDAGPPDEPERRDGGPDAPGPGTPIDLVGYRVEATDGRIGSVDEASHDSDAGYLVVDTGPWIFGRTVLLPAGTVARVDHLARTVHVDRTRQQVKDSPAADVREHNRPEYRDQLGTYYAESYRQD, encoded by the coding sequence ATGCCATCCTCGCCGTTCAATCCCTGGGCCTGGCGCGACCCGTCCGCGCTGGCCGGCGGGTACACCCCGGCCGCTCCCGACGCCGGCCCTCCGGACGAACCCGAGCGTCGCGACGGCGGCCCGGACGCCCCCGGTCCCGGCACGCCGATCGACCTGGTCGGCTACCGGGTGGAGGCCACCGACGGGCGGATCGGCTCGGTCGACGAGGCGAGCCACGATAGCGACGCGGGTTACCTGGTGGTGGACACCGGGCCGTGGATCTTCGGCCGAACCGTGCTGCTTCCGGCCGGCACCGTCGCCCGGGTCGACCACCTGGCCCGGACGGTGCACGTCGACCGCACCCGGCAGCAGGTGAAGGACTCGCCGGCCGCCGACGTGCGGGAGCACAACCGGCCCGAGTACCGGGACCAGCTCGGCACCTACTACGCGGAGAGCTACCGGCAGGACTGA